From Toxorhynchites rutilus septentrionalis strain SRP chromosome 2, ASM2978413v1, whole genome shotgun sequence, a single genomic window includes:
- the LOC129768243 gene encoding uncharacterized protein LOC129768243, with the protein MEKNKNKTTTKNQFERIVLLLEQEPDIAKGFSRGNSGPYWDDLAAEVNSLGPPIRDGSGWKKVWADYKSGLKRKLAHNKREQRATGGGPNKIINLSELEEQAVLLTGLLATVEGIPGTSSHGTQLGSPSGEPQAADQENFIYYGTSDECDGINNTIHFQPSQPKKSRPSTTRLLELQVEQQNKFHTNVKSLLKNTNKNLSDLVHYQRQSARAILSVDATLKEHLSEQKRHNHEMEKIALEKSIATNP; encoded by the exons AT ggaaaaaaacaaaaacaaaacaaccactAAAAATCAGTTCGAGCGGATTGTGCTGCTTCTGGAGCAAGAGCCGGACATAGCAAAGGGTTTCTCCCGAGGAAATTCCGGACCCTACTGGGATGATCTGGCGGCAGAAGTCAATAGTTTGGGACCGCCTATTCGCGATGGAAGTGGATGGAAAAAG GTTTGGGCGGACTATAAGTCCGGATTAAAGCGAAAACTCGCTCACAACAAACGGGAGCAGAGGGCGACAGGTGGAGGacccaataaaattatcaatttgtcCGAGCTGGAGGAGCAGGCAGTTCTACTAACTGGGTTACTTGCGACCGTGGAAGGAATCCCGGGTACCTCATCTCATGGAACACAGTTGGGTTCGCCTTCGGGTGAACCTCAAGCTGCAGACCaggaaaattttatatattatggTACTTCCGACGAGTGTGACGGTATCAATAATACCATTCACTTCCAGCCCTCTCAGCCGAAAAAATCCAGACCTTCTACCACGAGGCTATTAGAGCTGCAAGTCgagcaacaaaacaaatttcacaCCAATGTGAAATCCCtgttaaaaaacacaaacaagaaTTTGAGTGATCTGGTTCATTATCAGCGCCAATCAGCTCGAGCGATTCTTTCCGTGGATGCCACACTCAAAGAACATCTGAGTGAACAAAAACGACATAACCACGAGATGGAGAAGATCGCGCTGGAGAAATCAATAGCGACAAATCCTTGA
- the LOC129768242 gene encoding putative nuclease HARBI1: MDSVLLPILAEQEEIGMPCYHRRNHRKSTDFMKLSDEAFIKSFRLSKEAFRYVLEEIENCLTTRKGGLSTEVKLAACLRFFAEGNYQHGAGQDYHIAIAQPTFSKVLTEMLNILERTLCKKWISLNMTEDEQRRAKLHFYQKTSIPGVIMCLDGTHVKIIPPKLNRNLFFNRKGFYSLNVLIVCDDQQRIRFVDPTFQGSNHDSHIWRVSPARTHFEQLHQNGEVNTKILGDAGYPSEPWLVTPFRAAEEGSLESDFNRRHALGRAIVERTIGLLKNRFRCILGARQLHYNPTKCAQIINVCCALHNICLEFGRSQ, translated from the exons ATGGATTCCGTTTTGTTACCGATTTTGGCGGAGCAAGAAGAAATTGGAATGCCTTGCTACCATCGGCGAAACCACCGAAAATCAACCGACTTCATGAAACTTTCTGATGAAGC ATTCATCAAAAGTTTTCGTCTAAGTAAGGAAGCTTTTCGGTACGTTTTAGAGGAAATTGAGAACTGCCTTACCACAAGGAAAGGTGGTCTATCCACGGAGGTGAAACTCGCAGCATGTTTGCGATTCTTTGCTGAAGGAAATTATCAACATGGAGCAGGGCAAGATTATCACATTGCCATAGCACAGCCCACATTTTCCAAGGTGCTGACTGAAATGCTTAACATTCTGGAGCGGACACTGTGTAAGAAATGGATTTCCCTAAATATGACGGAAGACGAACAGCGGCGTGCTAAACTACACTTCTatcagaaaacatcaattcCGGGTGTTATTATGTGTTTGGATGGAACCCACGTAAAAATTATTCCACCTAAGCtgaatcgaaatttgttttttaatcggAAGGGATTTTATAGTCTCAACGTTCTGATT GTTTGTGACGATCAGCAAAGGATTCGTTTCGTTGATCCTACCTTCCAGGGATCTAATCATGACTCTCATATATGGCGTGTAAGCCCTGCAAGAACTCACTTTGAGCAGCTTCACCAAAATGGTGAAGTTAATACTAAGATTCTAG gtgatgctGGTTATCCATCGGAACCTTGGTTAGTAACGCCATTCAGAGCAGCGGAGGAAGGGAGTTTGGAGAGCGATTTTAATCGCAGGCATGCCTTGGGTCGTGCTATCGTCGAGCGGACAATCGGTTTACTAAAAAATCGGTTTAGATGCATCCTTGGCGCGAGACAACTTCACTACAATCCTACTAAATGCGCTCAAATTATAAATGTATGCTGTGCACTTCACAATATATGCTTAGAATTTGGTCGTTCTCAGTAG
- the LOC129768175 gene encoding uncharacterized protein LOC129768175, with the protein MEPTLSGRDSSEVGNTSAALYVTHNLETVAEECEDDKKANNDLKLGVLVEDSTKSQLSKYLARLLQHFTQRYQHEVEISSFDLLFMVIYCLALETGFIPEGHVLEDAQGVLRPGFDRRLMHIFSAIVPSNLYDRVNRSYRLDVYLPGIEDNCALVGIKSGDFLCLTFTILQRSDMLSQSILLPVSRYIPIINFQKLNISCQNLKDLSCRVKNNIFIPIRDALCQASSPSLYPSLIELPDEVLVILLVKYLDRRSIMRLGASCSRLKMLTDICR; encoded by the exons ATGGAACCGACTTTATCTGGGCGGGATTCGTCCGAAGTTGGTAACACGTCGGCTGCTTTGTACGTGACTCACAACCTTGAGACCGTAGCGGAAGAGTGTGAAG ATGACAAAAAAGCAAACAACGATTTGAAACTGGGAGTTCTCGTGGAAGACAGTACAAAATCTCAACTATCGAAGTATTTGGCCAGATTACTACAACACTTCACACAACGCTATCAACATGAAGTCGAGATCAGCTCATTTGACTTACTGTTTATGGTAATTTATTGCTTGGCACTCGAAACCGGTTTCATCCCAGAAGGACACGTGCTGGAGGATGCGCAAGGCGTTTTACGACCTGGCTTCGATCGCCGTTTGATGCACATATTCTCAGCAATAGTTCCTTCTAATTTATATGACCGTGTCAATCGAAGCTATAGATTGGATGTGTATTTACCGGGAATAGAAGATAACTGTGCGCTCGTTGGAATCAAGAGTGGGGACTTCCTATGCCTCACGTTTACGATCTTGCAACGGTCGGATATGCTCAGTCAAAGCATACTTTTACCGGTGTCTCGATATATACCAATAATTAACTTCCAAAAACTGAATATCTCCTGCCAAAATCTCAAAGATCTCTCATGCAGAGTGAAAAACAATATCTTCATCCCAATACGCGATGCTCTTTGCCAAGCCTCGAGCCCATCGCTGTATCCCTCTCTCATTGAACTGCCGGACGAAGTTTTAGTTATATTACtggtaaaatatctcgataGAAGGTCAATTATGCGTCTTGGGGCTAGCTGTTCTAGACTTAAAATGCTTACAGATATCTGTCGTTAG